One window of Sphingomonas sp. KC8 genomic DNA carries:
- a CDS encoding TIGR01244 family sulfur transferase, with protein sequence MFRKIDDSISVAGQVSPDDIAAAAAQGFAMIINNRPDDEQPGQPSSADLEAAAAAAGLAYRAIPITHAGFSEPQVTAMRAALADATGPVLAFCRSGTRSTFVWALARAADGADADTLAAKAAGAGYDISPIRAFLAQ encoded by the coding sequence GTGGCCGGACAGGTCAGCCCTGACGATATCGCGGCGGCAGCCGCGCAGGGCTTCGCCATGATCATCAACAACCGGCCGGATGATGAACAGCCGGGCCAGCCCTCCAGCGCGGACCTTGAGGCGGCGGCGGCGGCGGCCGGCCTCGCATATCGCGCGATCCCGATCACCCATGCCGGTTTTTCCGAACCGCAGGTCACAGCGATGCGCGCGGCGCTGGCCGACGCCACGGGGCCGGTGCTGGCGTTCTGCCGTTCGGGCACGCGATCGACCTTCGTGTGGGCGCTGGCCCGCGCGGCGGATGGCGCCGACGCCGATACGCTGGCGGCCAAGGCGGCCGGTGCCGGTTATGATATCAGCCCGATCCGGGCGTTTCTCGCGCAATAA